Below is a window of Hydrogenimonas sp. SS33 DNA.
ACGGGCCGATCCTGCTCGATACCACCTACACAACCGAAGAGTTTTCGTAAGCGGCATGCACGATCCGCTCGCCAAACCTTTCAAGCCGATCGTCGATGCGGTGGAAGCGCACCTCATCGGCAAACGGCATGCCATCGAACTGACCCTGGCCGCCTTCCTGGCGCGGGGGCACCTTCTGCTCGAAGACATCCCGGGGGTGGGCAAAACCACCCTGGCCAAGAGCTTCGCCCGGGTTCTCGGGCTGGAGTTCGGGCGCATCCAGTTCACCAGTGACCTTCTTCCTTCCGACATTCTCGGCATCAGTTACTACGACACGGAAACGGGAAAATTCAGGCTCAAGAAGGGGCCGGTCTTCACCCCGTTCCTCCTGGCCGACGAAATCAACCGCGCCATGCCCAAAACCCAGTCCGCCCTGCTGGAGGCGATGGAGGAGCGCCAGGTGACCATCGACGGTGTCACCTATCCGCTGCCCGAACCCTTTTTCGTCATCGCCACCCAGAATCCTCACGAAGAGGTCGGCACCTTTCCCCTCCCCCTCTCCCAACTGGACCGTTTCATCTGCTCGTTCGGCATCGGCTACCCCGATGAAACGGCAGAAAGAAGGGTCCTCACAGGGGAGGCGAAACGCCACCCCTTTCCCGAAAAGCCTTTGATGACGAAAGAGACGATGGAACGCCTTTTTCAGCAGGCAGAGGAGGTCCGGCTCAACGATGCGATGCTCGACTACCTGCAGGCGATCGTCGCCTATACACGGCGAAGCGGCCGTTTCAGAACCGGCCTCTCCACCCGCGGCGCCCTGGCGCTCGCTTCCATGACGCGGGCCTGGGCACTGCTGAGAGGACGGGAGTACGCCATCCCCGACGACCTCCGTGCGGTCGCGGCCGAAACCTGCATCCACCGCCTCCGGTTCCTGCAGGGGGAGACCACCGCAGAACGCATACGCCATGAACTCTTTTCGCACATTCCTCTCCCTGCGTAGGAAGATCAGGCAGCGCCCCACCCTCGGCTCCCTCATCCTTCTTCTGCTCCTACTGGGCCTCTTTCTCGAAGCCTATATGCACAATTTCAACCTGGTCTACATCACCCTCTTTTTCCTCTTCGCCTTCGCCCTGGTCGCGGCACCGGTGGGGATCCTCAACATCGGAGGCGTGGAGGCGCAATGGGAAGGGTGCGGCCGTCTCTTCGCCCACAGAAAGGGAAAGTGCCGCCTCCTCTTCAAAAACCCGGGCTCCTCCGACGCATACGGCCTCGACCTTCTCTGCTGCGAACGACGCTTTCCCCTGCCCCCGCTTCCCGCCGGAAAATGTGAATCCTTCGGCGCGGAAATTTCTCCCCGGAGGCGCGGCCTCCACGAAACGGGGCCCATAGCGCTGGAATCCCGCTATCCCCTCGGAACCGTACGCTTCAAAAGGGATCTGCTGCCCTCGCAAAACTACGTCGTCTACCCCGAACCGGCGGGCAAACCGCTGGAGTATTACCTGCGGGAGCGCACCTCCTCTTTCGGGCATGAAAGCGACTTCGAGGGCCTCAAGGGCTACAGCGGTTCCGAGAGTGCTTCGCGCATCCACTGGCCTTCGGTCGCCAGGGGCGAAGCGATGGTCAAACGCTTCGAAACGCAACACTCCTCCGAAACCCTGGAGTTCGATTTCCTCGCCTGCGGCCCCGACACGGAAACGCGCCTGTCGCAGCTGACCCTATGGGTGCTGGAGTGCGAAAAACGGGGGCTTCCGTTTCGCATAAAGATCAAAAACAGGCTGCTAGAAAGCCCGAAAGAGTCGATCGATGAGATTCTCAAAACCCTCGCGACCTACTGACACCTCTTCCTTGGAAGAGAAGCGGGCCCTCCGGCTCGTCGACATCGCTCTCCTCTCCCTTCTGCCCGCCCTCGTTCCGGTTTTGAAGCTACCCATGCTTCTCTTTCTGCTCCTGGTAACGCTCGCGCTCCTCGCGGGAAAGGGTCAAAGTGCCGGAGCGCAGCTCCTTATCGCCATGCTGGGCATCGTCGCCATCTTCCTCTCCCTCTACGGCTACCTCAATATGCCGGGGCTTTCCCGCCTGAAACTCTTTGTGGAGCTGATGCTCTATCTGCTCGTTCTCGCCGTCTCGCTTCAGAGGATGACCCGCCGGCCCAACCTCTACCTCGTCGCATCCCCCATGCTCTTTCTCGCCCTGCTGCTCTTCTTCTACACCTCCATCCCCATGCTCCTCTACGTCGCCGCGGAACTCTTTCTGCTGCTTTGGCTGCTTCTGGCATGGTATATGCGCCGGCCGCTTCGCGAAGCGTTGAAAACGGCGCTCCTCTTCTATCTGGCCGCCCTCCCCCTGGTGGTGCTGCTCTTCATCTTCTTTCCCCGCATCTCCTTCGGCCATGCCTCCATCGGTTTCCGGGGCGAATCGGCCAAACGGACCGGGCTGGACGGGACCATGCGCCTCGACGCCGGCGCCCTGCATCTGAGCGACCGTATCGTGATGGAGGTCGCTTTCGAAAAGCGCATCCCACCCGAAAGCGCCCTCTATTTTCGCGGAAGCGTCCTCTATTTCGACCGGGGAGAGCGGTGGACCCATCTTCCCGCCGGCTTTCCCCGCCGCTTCGTGCCCGTCAGGTATGTCACCGCACCCCTTGTAGAGGAGGCGTCGAAGATCACCATCTACAAAGTGACCCTCTACCCCACCTACAAACGGTGGCTCTATATGCTCGATCTGCCCATCGAAGCCGCCGAAGGGGCATCCATCGACGCCGATTTCGAAACGACGCTGAAGAGGCCGGTCACGGAACCGCAGATCTACTCAGCCGCTTCCGCCCTTCGCTACCGGTACGGCCGGGCGACGGAAAAGCGGATCCTCCGCATCGCCCTCGACGCCGACGCCGCGCGCAACCCGAAAACGGCCGGGGCGGCCGAAGCGATACGCAACACCACCCCGGATGAAGAGAAGCGTCTCGAAGCGATCCTCCGCTTTTTCCGTGACGCGAACCTCACCTACACCCTCCGTCCGCCCGAGTTCGACATGGGCCACCCCGTCGACTCCTTTCTCTTCGACAAAAAGCGGGGCTACTGCGTCCACTTCGCCGCCGCTTTCGCCACGATGGCGCGGCTGGCCGGCCTGCCCGCCCGCATCGTCACCGGTTACAAAGGGTCGCTCGAAAACAGCGTGCGCAACTATCTGGTCGTCCGGGAGAAAGATGCCCACGCCTGGGTGGAGGTCTACATGAACCGAAGCTGGCACCGGGTGGAGACGACCGCGACGGCCACACGTGTGGCTGCCGATGCACAGACGGCCGTCGTCGCGCAAAGCGGCAGCCGTCGGGAAGGGTCGAAAGCGCGCACGGGTACCGGCCGGCTGGACCTCTACCTCCTCTATGCCAAATACCGGATCGAAACCTGGATTTTGCACTACAGCCGTTTCAGGCAGATGCAACTGCTGGATTTGGCGAAAAAAGAGAAGGGGTTTCTGCTTCGCTTTGCCGGAAGCCTGATAGTGCTGGTTCTAGTTGTGGCATCGCTGCTTTGGCTCGTCCGCAGGCCCCGATGCGGGACAAAAGCCGATTGCATCCTGAAACCCCTGATGAAAAGGCTCCAAAGATCGGGATGCGCGAGAGAAGCGGACGAAACCCTGCACCTATGGTTCCGGCGCTGTGCGAAAAAGGACCCCGTATGGCAGGGGCTGGAAGAGGTCGACCGTCTCTACCACGAGATACGCTTTGGCGGCCGAAAGCGAAAAGAGAGGGAGCTGAAAAAGGCGGTGAAAAAACTGCTGCGCCGTTAGCTCAAGCGGCTTCTGGACTTTCCGGCAACCTCCCCAAAAGGGTGGCGTGAACGGGAATCTCTTTGCAAATCGTCACTCCTTGATGACGGCAACCCTTTCGCCGAATCGGACATGGGTCCGGTCGTTGGTCCGTACCTCCATGAGGCCCGGCTCGGCGAAGACGAGGACCGTCGAGCCCATCATGAACATGCCGAGCAGGTCTCCTTTATATATCCATACCGGCTTTTTGTCGTATCGGTATAAGGTGGGTTCGTACCTGTCGGCGTTGGTTTTGATGCGATGGTCGAAGGCGATCGTCATGCGTCCCACATTCAAAGCGCCCACCAGGACGATGAAGATGCGCCCCCCTTTTTCGGTAAAACACTCCAGTATGACCCGCTCGTTCTCCACGAAAAGCTCTCTGCGT
It encodes the following:
- a CDS encoding AAA family ATPase, giving the protein MHDPLAKPFKPIVDAVEAHLIGKRHAIELTLAAFLARGHLLLEDIPGVGKTTLAKSFARVLGLEFGRIQFTSDLLPSDILGISYYDTETGKFRLKKGPVFTPFLLADEINRAMPKTQSALLEAMEERQVTIDGVTYPLPEPFFVIATQNPHEEVGTFPLPLSQLDRFICSFGIGYPDETAERRVLTGEAKRHPFPEKPLMTKETMERLFQQAEEVRLNDAMLDYLQAIVAYTRRSGRFRTGLSTRGALALASMTRAWALLRGREYAIPDDLRAVAAETCIHRLRFLQGETTAERIRHELFSHIPLPA
- a CDS encoding DUF3488 and transglutaminase-like domain-containing protein gives rise to the protein MRFSKPSRPTDTSSLEEKRALRLVDIALLSLLPALVPVLKLPMLLFLLLVTLALLAGKGQSAGAQLLIAMLGIVAIFLSLYGYLNMPGLSRLKLFVELMLYLLVLAVSLQRMTRRPNLYLVASPMLFLALLLFFYTSIPMLLYVAAELFLLLWLLLAWYMRRPLREALKTALLFYLAALPLVVLLFIFFPRISFGHASIGFRGESAKRTGLDGTMRLDAGALHLSDRIVMEVAFEKRIPPESALYFRGSVLYFDRGERWTHLPAGFPRRFVPVRYVTAPLVEEASKITIYKVTLYPTYKRWLYMLDLPIEAAEGASIDADFETTLKRPVTEPQIYSAASALRYRYGRATEKRILRIALDADAARNPKTAGAAEAIRNTTPDEEKRLEAILRFFRDANLTYTLRPPEFDMGHPVDSFLFDKKRGYCVHFAAAFATMARLAGLPARIVTGYKGSLENSVRNYLVVREKDAHAWVEVYMNRSWHRVETTATATRVAADAQTAVVAQSGSRREGSKARTGTGRLDLYLLYAKYRIETWILHYSRFRQMQLLDLAKKEKGFLLRFAGSLIVLVLVVASLLWLVRRPRCGTKADCILKPLMKRLQRSGCAREADETLHLWFRRCAKKDPVWQGLEEVDRLYHEIRFGGRKRKERELKKAVKKLLRR
- a CDS encoding DUF58 domain-containing protein, producing MNSFRTFLSLRRKIRQRPTLGSLILLLLLLGLFLEAYMHNFNLVYITLFFLFAFALVAAPVGILNIGGVEAQWEGCGRLFAHRKGKCRLLFKNPGSSDAYGLDLLCCERRFPLPPLPAGKCESFGAEISPRRRGLHETGPIALESRYPLGTVRFKRDLLPSQNYVVYPEPAGKPLEYYLRERTSSFGHESDFEGLKGYSGSESASRIHWPSVARGEAMVKRFETQHSSETLEFDFLACGPDTETRLSQLTLWVLECEKRGLPFRIKIKNRLLESPKESIDEILKTLATY